In one Streptomyces venezuelae genomic region, the following are encoded:
- a CDS encoding carbohydrate ABC transporter permease — protein sequence MSASTRTLVRPAVLRTRKGRLIYWSVLTVALVLFTVAFIVPLYWAATGAMKSSTELAQNPPTYVPESWHPENYTKAWREMDLSRYFLNTVVLAGGAWLVQLAVQIPAAYALSKLRPRFGNVVLGLMLVTLMMPATALLVPVYLTVVDVPLFNRNLINSPSAVWLPAAANAFNIYILKNFFDRIPDELLDAAKVDGAGPVTTMWRVVLPLARPIIAVVSILSIVTAWKDFLWPLLVLPDPAQQPLSVFLQRVAQDTPLNSLVAGLVMASLPLVALFLVFQRHIIAGLGAGSLKG from the coding sequence ATGTCCGCCTCGACGCGCACCCTCGTCCGCCCCGCCGTCCTCAGGACGCGCAAGGGACGGCTCATCTACTGGTCGGTCCTCACCGTCGCCCTCGTCCTCTTCACGGTCGCCTTCATCGTGCCGCTGTACTGGGCGGCGACCGGCGCCATGAAGTCGTCCACCGAGCTGGCGCAGAACCCGCCCACCTACGTGCCCGAGAGCTGGCACCCCGAGAACTACACGAAGGCATGGCGGGAGATGGACCTCTCCCGCTACTTCCTCAACACGGTCGTCCTGGCCGGCGGGGCGTGGCTGGTGCAGCTCGCGGTGCAGATCCCCGCCGCCTACGCCCTGTCCAAGCTGCGCCCGCGGTTCGGGAACGTGGTGCTCGGCCTGATGCTCGTGACGCTGATGATGCCCGCCACCGCGCTCCTCGTGCCGGTCTACCTCACCGTCGTGGACGTCCCGCTGTTCAACCGCAACCTGATCAACAGTCCCAGCGCGGTGTGGCTCCCCGCCGCCGCCAACGCCTTCAACATCTACATCCTGAAGAACTTCTTCGACCGGATCCCCGACGAGCTCCTCGACGCGGCGAAGGTCGACGGCGCGGGGCCCGTGACGACCATGTGGCGCGTGGTGCTCCCGCTGGCCCGGCCGATCATCGCCGTGGTCTCCATCCTCTCCATCGTCACGGCGTGGAAGGACTTCCTCTGGCCGCTGCTCGTGCTGCCCGACCCGGCACAGCAACCGCTGAGCGTGTTCCTCCAGCGCGTGGCCCAGGACACCCCGCTCAACAGTCTGGTGGCCGGGCTCGTCATGGCGTCCCTGCCGCTGGTCGCGCTCTTCCTGGTCTTCCAGCGCCACATCATCGCCGGGCTCGGCGCCGGCAGCCTCAAGGGCTGA
- a CDS encoding glycoside hydrolase family 13 protein: protein MPSTEWWRSAAIYQVYVRSFADGNGDGTGDLAGVRSRLPYLAELGVDALWFTPWYLSPLADGGYDVADYRTIDPAFGSLGEAEKLIAEARELDLRCIVDVVPNHVSDQHEWFKAALAAGPGSPERELFHFRPYSDEPPNDWVGEFGGVPWSRTEDGEWYLHLFAPEQPDLNWSHPKVRREHEDVLRFWFERGAAGVRIDSAALLAKAEGLPSMDRDRPHPFHDQPELHDIYRSWRRIADEYGAALIGEIWLPDAERFARYLRPDELHTAFNFDFLSRPWDPAQLWESIDLTLTTHAPVGAPATWVLANHDVTRTVTRYGRADDTGFAFERKRFGVPTDLDLGTRRARAAALLTLALPGSLYLYQGEELGLPEAEIPVDRIQDPMHARSGGLDPGRDGCRVPLPWDGAPERSWLPVPRDWSAYATELQVHDPGSMLSLYRTALRLRRSFADAGPLRRLRADEPGVLSFARTCERDGATLICLVNFGSDDAALPADAELLLASGPLSPRGRLPQDTAVWLRA, encoded by the coding sequence TTGCCCAGCACGGAGTGGTGGCGCAGCGCTGCCATCTATCAGGTGTACGTCCGTTCCTTCGCGGACGGGAACGGCGACGGCACCGGCGACCTCGCCGGGGTCCGCTCCCGCCTCCCCTATCTGGCCGAACTGGGCGTGGACGCCCTGTGGTTCACCCCCTGGTACCTGTCGCCGCTCGCCGACGGCGGCTACGACGTCGCGGACTACCGCACCATCGACCCGGCGTTCGGCAGCCTCGGCGAGGCCGAGAAACTCATCGCCGAGGCCCGGGAGCTGGACCTGCGCTGCATCGTGGACGTCGTGCCGAACCACGTGTCCGACCAGCACGAGTGGTTCAAGGCGGCGCTGGCGGCGGGGCCCGGCTCCCCGGAGCGGGAGCTGTTCCACTTCCGGCCGTACTCGGACGAGCCGCCCAACGACTGGGTGGGCGAGTTCGGCGGGGTGCCGTGGTCCCGCACGGAGGACGGCGAGTGGTACCTCCACCTGTTCGCGCCCGAGCAGCCCGACCTCAACTGGAGCCACCCGAAGGTCCGGCGGGAGCACGAGGACGTGCTGCGCTTCTGGTTCGAGCGCGGCGCCGCGGGCGTCCGCATCGACTCCGCGGCGCTCCTCGCCAAGGCGGAAGGACTGCCCTCCATGGACCGGGACCGCCCGCACCCCTTCCACGACCAGCCGGAGCTGCACGACATCTACCGCTCCTGGCGGCGGATCGCCGACGAGTACGGTGCCGCGCTGATCGGTGAGATCTGGCTGCCGGACGCGGAGCGCTTCGCCCGCTACCTGCGCCCGGACGAGCTGCACACCGCCTTCAACTTCGACTTCCTGTCCCGGCCGTGGGACCCGGCGCAGCTGTGGGAGTCGATCGACCTGACCCTGACCACGCACGCCCCGGTCGGCGCCCCCGCCACCTGGGTCCTCGCCAACCACGACGTGACCCGCACGGTCACGCGGTACGGGCGGGCGGACGACACCGGCTTCGCCTTCGAAAGGAAACGGTTCGGCGTCCCCACCGACCTGGACCTCGGCACCCGCAGGGCGCGGGCCGCGGCCCTCCTCACCCTGGCGCTGCCCGGCTCCCTCTACCTCTACCAGGGCGAGGAGCTCGGGCTGCCGGAGGCGGAGATCCCCGTTGACCGCATCCAGGACCCGATGCACGCGCGGTCCGGCGGCCTCGACCCGGGGCGGGACGGCTGCCGGGTGCCGCTGCCCTGGGACGGCGCCCCGGAGCGGAGCTGGCTTCCGGTGCCGCGGGACTGGTCCGCGTACGCGACCGAGCTCCAGGTCCACGACCCCGGCTCGATGCTCTCCCTGTACCGGACGGCGCTGCGGCTGCGGCGCTCCTTCGCCGACGCGGGGCCGCTGCGCCGGCTGCGCGCCGACGAGCCGGGCGTGCTGTCCTTCGCGCGCACCTGTGAGCGGGACGGCGCCACGCTGATCTGTCTGGTCAACTTCGGATCCGACGACGCGGCGCTGCCCGCGGACGCCGAACTCCTGCTGGCCAGCGGCCCCTTGTCCCCGCGGGGGCGGTTGCCGCAGGACACCGCGGTCTGGCTGCGGGCCTGA